A single Kryptolebias marmoratus isolate JLee-2015 linkage group LG7, ASM164957v2, whole genome shotgun sequence DNA region contains:
- the LOC108248600 gene encoding uncharacterized protein LOC108248600 isoform X7, protein MSRPPYMPPYASGNQTSSQDQYGPSGRSDREPWRAQHYSGPDFGFSSSAASSATPDHLGRPAPPVLDLPVSYRTEQRTVRSETDVKISVDSYLSRVREEVRHEASSRGPRFADTRRDELFPPSSRDVPSYPDVDRHRLDDVGSGSSSLNWLQICKKPTEEDSSKSYSPEFLGSGDRRFFTSAESQHDRQFAQGLSSYGGPAPEQPAPRSEPSGGQYTPEIATTILEQFGLEKDDLEYLLSYPEEQMNSENLPFILKQIRLQKQQKTPTATNPYADPQPTPGFSGMDRSGITRGTGICKDTVPSKPVQVSKVIEYGHTGKYTVAGNQAEKTSRVSSGGIERRFDSSYKEHPPKSTSEVKSSALVSSAAGFSSIRSSALPPTSDLTNQLQALSSPAPKRTFSLFPILEKDADVKLPKFEPFKLSTSQKQEQDSQTSKPSGSQFHEGKPATFVVNANRDDQSKTPKQLAGVVKKQQEAEKQKSQHDKEASDSVKRQAQLQQPALQKGPAPPPQRPPAAPLVSLLSFVPRPVGAAPPHPHFVQPPTSRQAFGMEMVSMGLPPEAKMKDYAATAPAAFPHVCSLCYAKCDAMKDWLSHQNTVLHTENCKILRKQYPEWNGEIESATSAQDKKDKTSASAQTQHESRSSPRQRCRASRSRKDQSSSRSRSRSRSRSRSRSRSHSSRRRRDSRGRRDRSRSSSRSRSPSPRRRHRRRKSSSSSRSRSKSRSRSPRRHHDSRKKKKKHSSRRSRSRSFEKQPSSRRRDEKRSPPRRSRERRQSLEKPAPRQRRSTSAENQAKRSIETSGAEPRSNKSNMEAVIKTLPPALLAKLSKIKPSSSSAVKPDPEQKQAKSPPSNLVKLRGVQTYLSYDDVRNAMELFGEIDSVVRYNSKLEAYVRFKSVEDAEKLKSIKSFNLKGVTIQVIAELDPTPPKDPKKPQQKSADSGVSVPQKSESGASRKPETPSSSAPGEWRIWSARGDSSASAGAEAKAKSEGAKNGSEGRPDAAGEDSGDAETMETEGSSSTKPSSEEKTAPKPAGDVSAEPTQEAAKPVKKWNSASDYCLNPASSETVGDLIEQFFQEEKLSCCKNQHQCLLKSFYGRLLLISNLPRYEDVCYSEEDVADLFYPFGFKYAVNTLYIIPQIGLALLLMPSPKELQNVAREAWDGVTFKGRELCLRPCYNNYAMTPFGFYKSTMKLMLFEVTDDGSRIVFIQDVSPAEIKELREVFLKNFTVRNFLPLLNKLFVEFESTQDVDQVGLSYSRHQRGRSHKLFRLKPPDSLSTTHVKSGLPPGTNPPFWITMKTAPYAFPTATPWFEFPEFTTVSRLKAISKLESQDSKSFGVMLTGLPEEGYTHEDVARLVWHHLYPRSLQTLYSDVIVLPLQRRAFVFFSSWSSCVNFVQEHLRKPFSVNGVPLNVLLVSKMMHPGSIEKIMYHSMMKWSKCDVAEPYYLENRLLFIETFEASVSLVVSIMKVVASIAPFNNYLPLGNRIYIEMIEPAAVTQVVRELSAVDSSQHDRWTEVGRIESLTSLQQRLWESGHFKVDLKTFSNSIKAQLRKERRHTFTLAPSKPASSAGSTVSESTKAGPDDAAPKKTEKPDNEISNPETCSSAAASEKLPDARESPEKGDKLSEGDHEVSAESSTAKTVESEMETPSETDSPGQETRTGKEEKTDGDPEKMDSEDKPLQEASTTESSGQDTANRGVEEDKTSTQTEPEQPGAEKETTNEISGSPKDDSATDKPTIARAEREDEKPKEDGTPAQREATPTREKTPQMDVPLQETEMSEAVVTDPGEEEGAYVILDAVEEDDAEDDRPKREEPVDPPGKERETGKKEKTDEDTEKMDPVEDQPVQEASTAESSGRKQANRVGEDEKISIKTEPEQPGAEKETTSEITDAPTDDSASDKPTIARSTRARRGKTKTDAEDEKPKRDETPTKRKATATREKTPQTEVPLSEAVVTDPGEEEGAYVILDAVEEDDAEEARPAAQKPKRGRPKKGTKTTKTQTAVLQSAVAADEDDLWQILDSVEDGAVDEEPPKEESNSETKTAASEDGDRRTSRRQMETEEGRASTLGGNEAGGAEEAGKTPTSAERRQKTEEEENEATATRTRRRPRKRARKAPGNTDTVTLRQVRLKNRKISDLISSCSEKIHPRETGERRGRQRRRRRRRKRAAASCLSGVLLDSGHSDRNPA, encoded by the exons ATGTCCCGCCCGCCGTATATGCCGCCCTATGCTTCGGGGAATCAGACTTCCTCCCAGGACCAGTATGGACCCTCTGGACGGTCAGACAGGGAACCCTGGAGGGCACAGCATTACTCCGGACCTGATTTTGgcttcagctcttctgcagCTTCCTCCGCAACTCCCGACCACCTGGGGAGACCGGCCCCACCGGTTTTAGACCTGCCTGTGAGCTACAGGACCGAGCAGAGGACGGTCAGATCGGAAACAGACGTCAAGATTTCTGTGGACTCGTACCTCAGCAGAGTCCGGGAGGAAGTGAGACACGAGGCTTCGAGTCGTGGTCCTCGCTTTGCCGACACGCGAAGAGACGAGCTCTTTCCTCCTTCCAGCAGAGACGTGCCGTCCTATCCAGACGTGGACAGACATAGGCTGGACGATGTGGGAAGTGGCAGCAGCTCCTTGAACTGgttgcaaatctgcaaaaaaCCCACAGAGGAGGATTCTTCAAAATCTTATTCGCCTGAGTTTCTCGGCAGCGGTGACCGCAGATTTTTCACCTCCGCAGAAAGTCAACATGATAGACAATTCGCTCAGGGTTTAAGCAGTTATGGCGGTCCAGCGCCAGAACAACCAGCGCCTCGCAGTGAGCCCAGTGGGGGTCAGTACACTCCGGAAATTGCTACTACCATCCTCGAGCAGTTCGGTCTAGAAAAAGACGACTTGGAATATCTGCTTTCTTACCCTGAAGAACAGATGAACTCTGAAAATCTGCCTTTTATCTTGAAGCAGATTCGCcttcagaaacagcagaaaacccCGACGGCGACGAATCCGTACGCTGACCCCCAGCCCACCCCAGGCTTCAGTGGCATGGACAGATCGGGCATCACTCGGGGGACGGGGATTTGCAAGGACACTGTGCCATCCAAACCCGTCCAAGTAAGTAAAGTCATCGAGTACGGGCACACTGGGAAGTACACCGTGGCTGGGAATCAAGCTGAAAAGACGAGCAGAGTTTCCAGCGGCGGCATTGAAAGAAGGTTTGACAGCAGTTACAAAGAACATCCGCCCAAAAGTACGTCAGAGGTGAAGAGCAGTGCCCTGGTCTCTTCAGCTGCCGGTTTCAGCTCAATCAGAAGCTCCGCGCTTCCTCCAACCAGCGATCTGACCAATCAGCTGCAGGCCCTATCGAGCCCGGCTCCTAAAAGAACCTTCAGCCTTTTCCCTATTTTAGAGAAAGACGCCGACGTAAAACTTCCCAAGTTTGAACCCTTCAAACTCTCGACTTCACAAAAACAGGAGCAGGATTCCCAAACGTCAAAGCCGTCTGGCTCTCAGTTCCACGAGGGAAAACCCGCCACGTTCGTGGTGAACGCCAACCGTGACGATCAGAGCAAAACTCCAAAGCAGCTCGCAGGGGTGGTTAAGAAGCAGCAGGAGGCGGAGAAGCAGAAGAGTCAACACGACAAGGAAGCGTCAGACTCGGTGAAGCGACAAGCGCAGCTGCAGCAGCCGGCGCTTCAGAAAGGTCCAGCTCCGCCGCCGCAGCGTCCTCCTGCTGCGCCGCTCGTTTCTTTGCTCTCTTTCGTCCCGAGGCCCGTCGGCGCCGCTCCACCTCACCCTCATTTCGTGCAGCCTCCCACCAGCCGGCAGGCCTTTGGGATGGAGATGGTCTCCATGGGGTTGCCGCCCGAGGCCAAGATGAAGGACTACGCTGCGACGGCGCCGGCGGCGTTTCCACACGTCTGCTCTCTGTGTTACGCAAAATGTGACGCCATGAAG GACTGGCTGTCCCACCAGAACACCGTCCTTCACACCGAGAACTGCAAGATCCTCCGAAAACA ATATCCAGAATGGAATGGTGAGATAGAATCAGCCACCAG tgctcaagataaaaaagataagacCTCAGCTTCTGCCCAGACTCAACACGAGTCCAGAAGCAGCCCCCGCCAGCGCTGCCGCGCCTCGAGGAGCAGGAAGGATCAGTCCAGCAGTCGGTCccggtccaggtccaggtccaggtccaggtccaggtcccgGTCGCACAGCTCCCGTCGCCGCCGCGACTCGAGGGGCAGAAGGGACAGGTCCAGAAGCAGCTCCCGCTCCCGCTCTCCCAGCCCGCGGCGCCgtcacagaagaagaaagtccAGCAGCAGTTCTCGGTCCCGTTCAAAGTCCCGGTCCCGCAGCCCCCGTCGCCACCATGACtccaggaagaaaaagaagaaacacagcAGCCGCAG ATCACGTTCGAGGAGCTTCGAAAAACAACCTTCGTCCAGGAGGCGAGATGAGAAACGGTCGCCTCCGAGGAGAAGTCGAGAAAGAAGACAGTCGTTGGAGAAACCCGCCCCTCGGCAGAGGAGGTCAACCAGCGCCGAAAACCAGGCCAAGAGATCCATCGAGACCTCGG GAGCCGAGCCTCGGTCGAACAAGTCCAACATGGAGGCTGTAATTAAAACTCTGCCTCCAGCCTTACTGGCTAAGCTGTCGAAGAtaaaaccatcatcatcatcagctgtAAAGCCTGATCCTGAGCAGAAACAG GCGAAGTCTCCGCCCTCAAACCTGGTGAAGCTCAGAGGGGTCCAGACCTATCTGTCGTACGACGACGTGCGAAACGCCATGGAGCTGTTCGGGGAAATCGACTCGGTCGTCCGGTACAACTCCAAGCTGGAG gCGTACGTGCGCTTCAAGAGCGTTGAAGACGCTGAGAAACTGAAGAGCATCAAGAGCTTCAACCTGAAGGGAGTCACGATTCAGGTCATCGCAGAG CTGGACCCGACGCCTCCCAAAGATCCGAAAAAACCTCAGCA AAAATCTGCTGATTCGGGCGTCTCTGTGCCTCAGAAATCTGAATCCGGCGCTTCCAGAAAGCCTGAAACTCCTTCGTCTTCAGCCCCCGGAGAGTGGAGGATCTGGAGCGCCAGAGGCGACAGTTCGGCTTCTGCAGGAGCCgaggcaaaagcaaaaagcgAAGGAGCTAAAAATGGGTCAGAAGGTCGGCCGGACGCCGCCGGAGAAGACTCAGGAGACGCAGAGACGATGGAAACTGAAGGTTCTTCTTCTACTAAACCCA GTTCTGAAGAGAAAACGGCGCCGAAACCTGCCGGCGACGTTTCGGCCGAACCGACGCAGGAAGCCGCCAAACCCGTGAAGAAGTGGAACTCCGCGTCCGACTACTGCCTGAATCCCGCTTCCTCCGAGACCGTCGGGGATCTGATTGAGCAGTTTTTCCAGGAAGAAAAACTGA GCTGCTGTAAGAATCAGCATCAGTGCCTTTTGAAAAGC ttttatggGCGGTTGTTGTTGATCAGCAACCTTCCTCGCTATGAAGACGTCTGCTACTCCGAGGAAGACGTCGCTGATCTGTTCTACCCGTTTGGGTTCAAATACGCAGTCAACACTCTCTATATTATTCCTCAAATCGGCCTG GCCTTGTTGCTCATGCCGAGTCCGAAGGAGCTGCAGAACGTCGCCAGGGAGGCGTGGGACGGCGTTACATTTAAAGGGCGGGAACTCTGTTTGAGGCCTTGCTATAACAACTATGCTATGACACCG tttgggttttacaAATCCACGATGAAACTCATGCTTTTT gaagtgactgaTGACGGATCGAGGATCGTCTTCATCCAGGACGTCTCGCCGGCTGAAATCAAGGAGCTCAGGGAAGTTTTCCTAAAAAACTTCACCGTCAGAAACTTCCTGCCTCTGCTCAACAAG ctgtttgtGGAGTTCGAGTCGACTCAGGACGTCGATCAGGTCGGACTTTCCTACAGCCGACACCAACGAGGCCGTTCACACAAGCTGTTCAGACTGAAGCCGCCCGACAGTCTGTCCACGACGCACG TGAAGTCTGGCCTCCCGCCGGGCACCAACCCGCCATTTTGGATCACCATGAAAACGGCTCCATATGCGTTCCCTACAGCCACCCCGTGGTTCGAATTCCCag AATTCACCACAGTCAGCAGACTCAAGGCCATTTCA AAACTGGAGTCTCAGGACTCAAAGTCGTTCGGCGTCATGCTGACGGGTTTGCCGGAGGAAGGCTACACCCACGAGGACGTGGCCAGGCTGGTGTGGCATCATTTGTACCCGAGGAGCCTTCAGACTCTGTACTCGGACGTGATCGTGCTGCCGCTGCAGAGGAGG GCGTTCGTGTTTTTCAGCAGCTGGTCGTCATGCGTCAATTTTGTCCAGGAGCACCTGAGGAAACCGTTTTCTGTCAACGGCGTCCCTCTGAACGTCCTCCTCGTCTCGAAGATGATGCATCCCGGATCAATCGAG aaaataatgtaccacagcatgatgaaATGGAGCAAGTGT GACGTTGCTGAGCCGTACTACCTGGAGAATCGGCTGCTGTTTATCGAGACCTTCGAGGCCTCCGTCAGCCTCGTGGTTTCCATCATGAAAGTGGTGGCATCCATCGCTCCTTTCAACAACTACTTGCCGCTCGGCAACAGG ATCTACATCGAGATGATTGAGCCCGCCGCCGTGACTCAGGTGGTTCGGGAGCTTTCTGCTGTGGATTCATCTCAGCACGACAGATG gACTGAGGTTGGACGCATTGAATC tttgacgAGCCTACAGCAGCGTCTTTGGGAATCCGGCCATTTTAAGGTCGATCTGAAAACTTTCTCAAACTCCATCAAGGCCCAGCTTCGAAAAGAACGGCGGCACACCTTCACGCTCGCTCCTTCCAAACCAGCATCCTCTGCAGGATCCACAGTCTCTGAGTCCACCAAGGCAGGGCCAGATGATGCAGCACCGAAGAAGACTGAGAAACCAGACAATGAGATCTCAAATCCAGAAACTtgttcttcagctgcagcttccgAAAAGTTACCAGACGCTCGCGAGTCTCCTGAAAAGGGAGATAAACTCTCGGAGGGTGACCACGAGGTGTCAGCAGAGAGCAGCACTGCGAAAACTGTCGAGTCAGAAATGGAAACGCCATCAGAGACGGATTCACCTGGACAGGAAACCAGGacaggaaaagaggaaaagactGATGGGGATCCTGAGAAGATGGACTCTGAAGATAAACCTCTCCAAGAAGCTTCAACGACAGAAAGTTCTGGTCAAGATACGGCTAACAGAGGAGTCGAAGAGGACAAGACATCGACTCAAACCGAACCTGAACAACCTGGAGCGgaaaaagaaactacaaacGAGATTTCAGGGTCTCCTAAGGACGACTCTGCCACTGACAAACCAACCATCGCAAGAGCAGAAAGAGAAGATGAGAAACCCAAAGAGGACGGCACCCCCGCACAACGGGAGGCCACACCCACAAGAGAGAAAACGCCACAAATGGACGTTCCTTTGCAGGAAACGGAGATGAGTGAAGCTGTGGTGACTGACCCAGGGGAGGAGGAAGGCGCTTATGTCATATTAGATGCCGTGGAGGAAGATGATGCTGAAGATGATCGACCAAAGAGAGAAGAGCCAGTGGATCCACCTGGAAAGGAACGGGAGacgggaaaaaaggaaaagaccGACGAGGATACGGAGAAAATGGACCCCGTTGAAGATCAACCTGTTCAAGAAGCTTCAACGGCAGAGAGTTCTGGTAGAAAACAGGCCAACAGAGTCGGAGAGGATGAAAAGATATCGATTAAAACCGAACCTGAACAACCTGGAGCGGAAAAAGAAACGACGAGCGAGATTACAGACGCTCCTACAGACGACTCCGCCTCTGACAAACCAACCATTGCAAGATCTACCAGAGCAAGAAGAGGAAAAACTAAGACTGATGCTGAAGATGAGAAACCCAAGAGAGATGAAACCCCAACAAAAAGGAAGGCCACAGCCACAAGagaaaaaacaccacaaaccgAAGTTCCTCTGAGTGAAGCTGTGGTGACCGACCCAGGGGAGGAGGAAGGCGCTTATGTCATATTAGATGCTGTGGAGGAAGATGATGCTGAAGAGGCTCGACCAGCAGCACAAAAACCAAAGAGAGGAAGACCAAAAAAAGGCACCAAGACAACCAAAACCCAAACTGCGGTTTTACAGAGTGCTGTGGCGGCTGACGAAGACGACCTCTGGCAGATCTTGGACTCGGTGGAAGATGGCGCTGTGGATGAAGAGCCTCCCAAAGAAGAGTCTAACAGCGAGACGAAGACGGCAGCCTCCGAGGACGGCGACAGGAGGACGAGTCGGCGTCAGATGGAGACTGAAGAAGGACGGGCG AGCACTCTGGGTGGAAACGAAGCCGGCGGCGCCGAGGAAGCTGGGAAAACGCCAACATCTGCTGAACGCAGACAGAAgactgaagaggaggaaaacgAAGCGACAGCAACCAGAACGAGGCGCCGACCGAGGAAGAGAGCGAGGAAGGCTCCTGGTAACACCGACACCGTTACGCTCCGTCAGGTTCGcctgaaaaacaggaaaatctcAG ATTTGATCTCCTCCTGCAGTGAGAAAATCCACCCGAGGGAAACCGGCGAGCGCCGAGGacgacagagaagaagaagaagaagaagaaagcgaGCCGCCGCTTCCTGCCTCAGTGGAGTCCTCCTGGACTCGGGACATTCAGACAGAAACCCAGCCTGA